AAGAAAAAATAATGTCATTTTTGGATAGTTATGATGTTTACGATAAAAACGGAGATGTGATATATAGAATAAAAGGAAGTATTTCTTTGGGACACTGTTTTAAAGTATATAATAAACATGATGAAGAGGTAGCAATTTTAAAGGAAGAACTCTTAAAGCTCCTTCCGAGCTTTAAGATAATAGTAAATGATGAATGTATTGGTCATATCAAAAAGGAACTTACCTTTTTAAGACCGAAATTCAATATAGAATTTAAAGGCTGGAAAGTCAAAGGAAATATTTGGGAATGGGATTACAGCATTTATGATGAAAGAAATACCATAGCCGAGATTTCAAAGAAGATAATAAGTTTTACGGATACATATACAATCAAAGTTTTTAACGACGAAGACGAGCTTAATGTGCTGTTTATCGTAGCGGCAATAGATGCAATAAAATGTTCTCAGTCGGGAAATTAAGGTAAAGAGACAATATGAAGAAGTTCTTTAAAGGCTTTAAGGATATATTAAAACGGTGTTTTAAATTAATTAAATATAATATTGCCGATTTGATTTTATTTGAGATAATATATAAGTCTTTTATCCTTTTTGCGGTACTTTTCTGTGAAGATTTATTTAAGTACGCTGTAAAGATATCGGGGATAACTCATTTGACTCCCGACAATGTGATTTTGATGATTAAAAATCCGTTGTCGGCAGTTATATGTATTATTCTTGTATTTATATTTGTATATTTAACTTTACTGGAGATATTTGGGATAATCATTTATTTTGAGAGTGCCAAAAATAGGATAAAACTAAGTTTCATAAGGATTTTTACAGAAGCCTTTAAAAGGTCGTTTATGATATTTAAGCCCAGGAATATGTTTATAGCCTTTATGGTACTTCTGTTTCCTTTAAACAATATTTATCTTACTTCCGGGTATTTGAATTCGGTTCGTATTCCGGAATTCATACTGGACTTTATAAAAGAAAATGTAATTCTCAGCATAGTATATATTATTATTCTTATTCTTATTTATATAGTACTCTTCAAATATATATTCTCTATATTTGAAATAGTGATAAATAAGACGGATTTTAAAAGTGCCTGCAAAAAAAGCAGTAAGATATTAAAGGGTAAGTTTATAAAAAGCGTATCTTATTTTATCATGTTTATGATATTTCAATTATTACTGACACTCTTTATTGTTATAATAGCTTATTTATTCATCATATTAAAAATAAAATTATTCTATACGGGTACGGATATAGAAAACTATTATTGGCTTTGCGTGACTTCATTTAATAATTTTTTCAGCGTCTTATTATCCATATTTATATTGATATTCAATATTGCCTTTTTGTCGGTATTATACTACGGGTATGATGTCATGGAAGATGATAATTATATACTAAAAAATAAGAGAAGATTTGACTGTAAGAGTACTTTAAAAACTGTAGTTAAATATATAGTTATAATAATGATACTTTTAGTGTATTCCGATACTTTTTATTTAAACGGGAATATAAATAACGTTCAAATCGTAGCTCACAGAGCGGGAAGTTCTTTCGGACCTGAG
This region of Anaerofustis stercorihominis DSM 17244 genomic DNA includes:
- a CDS encoding LURP-one-related/scramblase family protein, whose product is MKELIIKEKIMSFLDSYDVYDKNGDVIYRIKGSISLGHCFKVYNKHDEEVAILKEELLKLLPSFKIIVNDECIGHIKKELTFLRPKFNIEFKGWKVKGNIWEWDYSIYDERNTIAEISKKIISFTDTYTIKVFNDEDELNVLFIVAAIDAIKCSQSGN
- a CDS encoding glycerophosphodiester phosphodiesterase family protein encodes the protein MKKFFKGFKDILKRCFKLIKYNIADLILFEIIYKSFILFAVLFCEDLFKYAVKISGITHLTPDNVILMIKNPLSAVICIILVFIFVYLTLLEIFGIIIYFESAKNRIKLSFIRIFTEAFKRSFMIFKPRNMFIAFMVLLFPLNNIYLTSGYLNSVRIPEFILDFIKENVILSIVYIIILILIYIVLFKYIFSIFEIVINKTDFKSACKKSSKILKGKFIKSVSYFIMFMIFQLLLTLFIVIIAYLFIILKIKLFYTGTDIENYYWLCVTSFNNFFSVLLSIFILIFNIAFLSVLYYGYDVMEDDNYILKNKRRFDCKSTLKTVVKYIVIIMILLVYSDTFYLNGNINNVQIVAHRAGSSFGPENTVSALKEAIKAEADCAEIDVQQTKDKNLIVMHDTDFKRISGVDKKVWEVNLKEVKTYDAGSYFSSDLSNEKYPTLEEMLKAAKGKIDLMIELKSTGHEKDLEKKTIELIKKYKMENQCILSSMNYNILKKSKEIDKDIRTCYITTLFYGDVRELKYADELSVEATFINNIIVSDAHFNKKKIYAWTVNREENIRNLLKTGLDGIVTDNPYFTKYVIENRNKDMLAQDIYDNFYGDNNI